In one SAR324 cluster bacterium genomic region, the following are encoded:
- a CDS encoding Fe-Mn family superoxide dismutase → MEHQLPALPYAMDALAPHISAETLEFHYGKHHQTYVTKLNGLIPGTEFENMSLEDIVGKSSGGVFNNAAQVWNHTFYWNCLSPNGGGAPNDKLASALQGSFGSVDAFKEQFTNSAVNNFGSGWTWLVQNSDGKLALENTSNAATPLTGASTPLLTCDVWEHAYYIDYRNARPKYLEAFWNLVNWDFVTDNMS, encoded by the coding sequence ATGGAACACCAACTCCCTGCCCTACCCTATGCCATGGATGCCCTCGCACCACACATTTCTGCTGAGACCCTAGAGTTTCACTATGGCAAGCATCATCAAACCTATGTGACTAAGCTCAACGGTCTGATTCCCGGCACAGAATTCGAGAACATGTCCTTAGAAGATATTGTCGGTAAGTCCAGTGGCGGTGTTTTCAACAATGCAGCCCAGGTTTGGAATCATACCTTCTACTGGAACTGCCTGAGCCCCAATGGAGGTGGAGCACCCAATGACAAACTAGCTTCAGCGCTACAGGGCTCCTTCGGCTCTGTTGATGCGTTCAAAGAGCAGTTCACCAATTCGGCGGTCAACAACTTCGGCTCCGGATGGACCTGGTTGGTGCAGAATTCCGATGGTAAGCTGGCGCTGGAGAACACCAGCAATGCAGCAACTCCTCTGACCGGAGCAAGTACACCATTGCTGACCTGTGATGTCTGGGAACACGCCTACTACATCGACTATCGCAATGCTCGTCCAAAGTATCTGGAGGCCTTCTGGAATCTCGTGAACTGGGACTTTGTCACAGACAACATGAGCTGA